DNA sequence from the Streptomyces sp. NBC_01497 genome:
AAGACACCGGATGTGCTGGTCAGCGGATCAGCGGACGCCGATCAGTGGACGATCGTCCCCTGACCCCGCAGGCCCACGGCTCCGCACATGACATCGGCCCGGACCGGAGTGCCGCCGGTTCCCAGCACGATGCGGAACGCTACCCCCCGATCCGTCGGCGGAACAGGGGTGTTGGGTCTACTGCCCAGACCAGCTCCCACAACCTGGGCGAAGCGGAATCAACAGGCGTCCTGTTGCCATCACTCCTGCTACGAGCAGCGTCGGTGATCAACCGGCGTGGCGGGCCGGCCCTCGACCAGACCGGAGAGAGGCGCGGCGACAACGAACGGGCGGTCGGTCCCGGCCAGGGCGTCGCCGAGGGTCTGGACCGCGGCGCGTTCGCAGCGGTCGGACTCCGCGGGGTTGCCCCAGTCGTGCTTGTTGGCCAGGTGGATGACCGCGTCCGCCTGGGCGGCGCCTCGTTGCAGCGAGGCGAGATCGTCCAGGTCACCGCGGACGACGCCGGCGCCCTTGGCCACGAGAGCCTGCTCGGCCCGGTCGGATCGGGCCAGGCCGACGACGTGGTGGCCCGTCGAGATGAGTTCGTCGACAACGGCGGATCCGATCCAGCCGGTCGCTCCAGTGACAAATGCACGCATGAGCGTGACCTCCTTCGCCCGGAAAGGGGCAAGTGATGGATGGAGAGGGAGGGGAGTGCCCTGACCACGGCGCGGGCGCCGCGTCAGGTGGTGTGTGGGCCCTCGGCTACCGCGGCGCGATCCGGTGGGCCCGGCGGGCCCCTGCGACGACGAGGGCTCCGGCAAGGAGCACGACGAGTGCGGCGGCGCGCAGCGCGGTGTCAGCGCCGTGGGTGAATGCCTCGGTGACGGCGGTGTGGTCGGCTGGCGCCGGCATGAGCGCTTCCTGCACCGTGTGCGGGAGCGGCGAGTGACGGCTCAGGTCGGTGGGCAGGTGGTCGGTGAACCCCGCGGTGACGATGGTGCCGACGACAGCCACGCCCAGAGCGCTGCCCAGTTCGCGGGTCGCACGCTGCAGACCTCCGGCGATGCCCGCCCTCTCGACGGGCAGGGCCGAAAAGATCTGGGCGGTCAGACAGGGGGCGGCCAGCATGATGCCGAGCCCGACGACGAACAGGGCGACCGCGTACACGGGGTAGGCCATGGTCGAGGCGTACGAGGGGCCGAGGAGGCCGGCGCCGGTGAGTACGAAGGCCGCGCAGAGGGTCGCGGGGATGCCGAGGCGGCGGATGAGCCCGGGAACGTAGCGGGTGCCCACCAGGAGCGGGATGGTCAGCGGGATGATCCCGAGCCCCGCCTCCAGGACGGAGAAGCCGCGTCCGTATTGCAGGAGTGAGGCGTTGACGTAGAAGAGTCCGAAGGTTTCCGAAGAACGTGATCGTCATGCCGACGCCGGCGGTGCTGAGTGCTGGGCTGCGAAACAGCCGCGGGTCGAGCAGCGGATGGAAAACGCGCAGTTCGACACGCACCCAGCACAGGCCCAGCAGGATGCCGCAGGCGAAGGCGGCGAGGACGACCGTGCTGCCCCACCCCTGTTCGGGCCGTTCGATGATTCCGATCAGCAGTGACACGACGGCTGCCACGCACAACAGCGTGCCGGGCAGGTCGAGGGTGCGCTCCTGCCGGGCGCTGCGCGGCGCCGACCGGGCCGCCCACACCGAGCAGCCGGCCGCGATGAGGGCGACCGCCATGAACAGCGCGCGCCAGGAACCCGTACTCAGCACCGCGCCGCCCCCGACGTTGCCGACGACACCGCCGATTCCGGAGGCCGCCGCCCAGATGGCCGGCGCGTGCGGGCGGCGCCCGGGGGCAGTGGCGTGCAGGAGGATGCCGACGCAGTTGGGCAGGACGCAGGCGGCGCCGAGGCCCGTGACGGCGCGCCCGGCCAGCATGATCGCCACGTCCGGGGCCGTGGCCGACACGACAGCGCCGCAGGCGAATATGCCGAGCCCCGCCATGAGGACCCCCTTGCGGCCGAGCTTGTCGCCGGCCGCACCGGCGGGGATGACCAGGCAGGCGAAGATCACGACATAGGCGTCGACGATCCACAGCAGGTCCGACAGGTGCACCGCACGACACTCAGCCCTGATCGAGGCCGCCGCCTTCCCGTTCCGCATCGCGTTCCTGCGATACCACGGGCCCGTTGTGGCCGGACCGGATCTGCGGTCCGCGACCGGCGCGGGGACAGAACGGGGGAGGGCTGCGCCCTGCTCCTCCTGCTCGCGGGCAGCGATCAACGCTACGTGAGCCCTGATGAGATGGAGGAGCTCAGGGCCGGCCACCAGGCGCCGAGGGACCTCCGACCTCCTGGTACGTCACCGTGCCTCGACGCGAGGGCCGGCAGCCCCGCGCAGGGTCCCCAGCCCGAACGCCGGACATGGGCCCCGCGCCCGGCCCACGCCTCTCAGGCCCATGAGCGGGCCCCGATCGCCACGGGCGCGCGGTCCTCCACCTCTGCCCGCTCGTCAGGCCCGACGCAGTGCGGCGCGGCCCGCGAAGCGCGCAGAGTCACCCAACTCCTCTTCAATTCTGATCAGTTGGTTGTACTTGGCGGTGCGGTCCGAGCGGGAGAGCGAGCCCGTCTTGATCTGACCGCAGCCGGTCGCCACTGCCAGATCCGCGATGGTGGTGTCCTCCGTCTCGCCTGAGCGGTGTGACATGACAGCCGTCCAGCCCGCCTCGTGGGCCACGGCCACCGCGGTCAGCGCCTCGGTCAGGGTCCCGATCTGATTGACCTTGACCAGCACCGAGTTGCCGACGCCGGTGCGGATACCCTCGCGCAGCAGCGTCTCGTTGGTGCAGAACACGTCGTCCCCGGTGAGCTGACAGCGCTCGCCGACGCGGGCGGTCAACTCGCGCCAGCCCTCCAGGTCGTTCTCCGCCATCGGGTCCTCGATGGAGAGGACCGGGTAGGCGTCGATGAGCCCGGCAAGGTGGTCGGCGTGCTCGGAGGGAGTACGGCGCACCCCCTCGCCCGCGTAGTCGTACAGCCCCTCGCGGAAGAACTCCGACGACGCCGGGTCCATGACCAGGCCGATGTCCGTGCCGGGACGGTAGCCGGTGCGCTCGATGGCGGTCATCACGAAGTCGAGGGCCTCCTCGGCGGTACGCAGCGCCGGCGCGAAGCCCCCCTCGTCGCCGACGCCCGTGGAGTGCCCGGCGGCCAGCAGATCGCGGCGCAGGGTGTGGAAGACCTCGCTGCCCATGCGGACGGCTTCGGCAAAGGTGTCCGCGCCCACGGGCGCGATCATGAACTCCTGGAAATCCAGCGGGTTGTCGGCGTGGGCGCCGCCGTTGACGATGTTCATCATCGGCAGGGGCAGGA
Encoded proteins:
- the eno gene encoding phosphopyruvate hydratase; protein product: MSAQAVGTIDAAIETVTARRIIDSRGNPTVEVDVVLADGSLGRAAVPSGASTGAREAVELRDGDASRWHGKGVDRAVAHVNGEIAASVRGRDAGDQAGLDAALVALDGTATKSRLGANAILGVSLAAAKAAATAHRQPLYRYLGGADAHLLPLPMMNIVNGGAHADNPLDFQEFMIAPVGADTFAEAVRMGSEVFHTLRRDLLAAGHSTGVGDEGGFAPALRTAEEALDFVMTAIERTGYRPGTDIGLVMDPASSEFFREGLYDYAGEGVRRTPSEHADHLAGLIDAYPVLSIEDPMAENDLEGWRELTARVGERCQLTGDDVFCTNETLLREGIRTGVGNSVLVKVNQIGTLTEALTAVAVAHEAGWTAVMSHRSGETEDTTIADLAVATGCGQIKTGSLSRSDRTAKYNQLIRIEEELGDSARFAGRAALRRA